One region of Aminobacterium colombiense DSM 12261 genomic DNA includes:
- the glyA gene encoding serine hydroxymethyltransferase — protein sequence MNLIHFIDPELAAAIEGEKERQNMTIELIASENFVPEVILEAQGSLLTNKYAEGYPGKRYHGGCEFIDVVESLAIERAKKLFGADHANVQPHSGVNANLAVFMAMLEPGDTILGMDLKHGGHLSHGTTVNISGKFFNSYQYGISKTTGQIDYDQVEKLAKEVRPKLIIAGGSAYSRFIDFERFSQIAQEVGAYFMVDMAHIAGLVAANMHPSPVPYADFVTFTTTKTLRGARGGNILCRSEYAHKIDKAIFPGIQGGPIPQIMAAKALTFKLAMTDEFKAYASQVVKNAKVMAHVLQENGYDIVSKGTDNHLMLVDLRSKNMTGCDAEKKLEEVGITVNMNLIPFDPQKATVTSGIRIGLAGVTSRGFDEKDTEKVARLVVRVLENNDGASLSSFKEEVHSICIEHPIYMSKTELALRYQSKK from the coding sequence GTGAACCTTATCCATTTTATCGATCCGGAGTTGGCCGCAGCCATTGAAGGGGAGAAGGAACGTCAAAATATGACGATTGAGCTTATTGCTTCTGAAAACTTTGTTCCGGAAGTAATACTTGAAGCTCAGGGATCGTTGCTCACCAATAAGTATGCGGAGGGCTACCCCGGAAAACGCTATCATGGCGGGTGTGAGTTCATTGATGTAGTAGAAAGTCTTGCTATAGAACGGGCAAAAAAATTATTTGGAGCAGATCACGCCAATGTTCAGCCTCATTCAGGCGTCAACGCCAATCTCGCTGTTTTCATGGCCATGCTGGAACCGGGAGACACCATTCTTGGCATGGATCTCAAACATGGCGGACATCTTTCTCACGGTACCACTGTGAATATTTCCGGGAAATTTTTCAATTCTTACCAATATGGAATTAGCAAAACCACCGGACAAATCGACTACGACCAGGTTGAGAAACTCGCCAAAGAGGTTCGCCCCAAACTTATTATTGCCGGAGGCAGCGCCTATTCCCGCTTTATAGATTTTGAACGATTTTCCCAAATAGCCCAAGAAGTTGGAGCTTATTTCATGGTCGATATGGCCCATATTGCGGGGCTTGTAGCAGCAAACATGCATCCTAGCCCAGTTCCCTATGCCGACTTTGTTACCTTTACAACCACTAAAACACTCAGGGGCGCTCGGGGTGGCAATATTCTATGCCGCTCAGAGTATGCCCATAAAATAGACAAGGCTATTTTCCCCGGCATTCAGGGAGGTCCGATCCCTCAGATTATGGCAGCCAAAGCCCTCACCTTCAAACTGGCCATGACAGACGAATTCAAAGCATACGCCTCTCAGGTCGTGAAAAATGCTAAGGTCATGGCTCACGTCCTTCAGGAGAATGGATATGACATCGTTTCAAAGGGAACGGATAACCACCTTATGCTTGTCGATCTCAGAAGCAAAAATATGACGGGGTGTGACGCAGAAAAAAAACTGGAAGAAGTGGGGATTACCGTCAATATGAACCTCATTCCCTTTGATCCCCAAAAAGCCACTGTTACAAGTGGAATCCGTATAGGCCTTGCCGGCGTGACCAGCCGCGGCTTCGATGAAAAAGATACGGAAAAAGTGGCAAGGCTTGTTGTTCGAGTTCTCGAAAATAATGATGGAGCTTCTCTCTCTTCATTCAAAGAAGAGGTGCACTCAATTTGTATAGAACACCCTATTTAT